In Chanos chanos chromosome 14, fChaCha1.1, whole genome shotgun sequence, the sequence ACCAGAACATGCCAGGGgcactcagtgtgtgtggtgcCACTGAAATATTGctgaatgtgtaaaaaaaaaaatcagaggggAAGTGTCTGAGAGGAAGTCTCCAGAAGTTAATGAAAAGTAGAAGTCTTTGGAGTCAAGTTTGGTTTCATGCAATCGtttttgggggttggggggtggggggtggtggggtggggggtcagACACCGGATTCAGCTTGAAGACAGTTCAGAAAATCTCTCCGGTTTCATTGTATGTGGATTTTGAGCCTCTTCCTAACAGCCATGCATATAAATTAATTCAGTATCTTTtgtcaaactgaactgaagctgTAATGAGTCCCACAGCCAAACCGCAAGTTAACCGCTGTCATGATGGTGGGAATCAACTGATGAGCAGTCGCTGAACTTTTCGTGTAACCCCAGCGCTGCACGACATTGGCTCACACACTTTGCAACCAAATAGTTTTGACCTCAAAAAGCAGCTTGAAtgtttcccccctctctctctctgtctctctctctctcctctctctctctctctctctatctctctctctttctctctctatctatctttctctctctctctgtctctctctctctcctctctctctctctctctttctctctctctctttctctctctctctatctatctttctctctctctctctttctctctctctctttctctctctctctatctatctttctctctctctctctttctctctctttctctctctctctctctttctctctctctctcctctctctctctctcttcctctctctatctatctttctctctctctctttctctgtctctctctctctctttctctctctatttctctctctctccctgctctccaTAGGAGGTGGAATATCGAGCTATGCAGATGTTCATGGAGGAGCTGGTAAGAGTCTGGAGGGGTGCCTACAGCAGGCCATGACGGACATCCCCAAATCCAAACACTCAAAGACACCCATCTACCTGGGTGCCACTGCAGGCATGAGACTGTTAAAGTGAGTTGTTACAGGGGAGGTGACAACATCCGGACCTCCAGTGCAGCGCaactgtttaaacacacacacacacacacacaaaatcactcacacacacacacacacacacacacacacacacacacacacacacacacacacacacacatagttaaaCACCCTCTGAGCCATAGCAGCCAGCTTTGCAATAAAATAATGTTCCAAGAGACCGGATGCTGAAAACTGCTACGGACTTTATGTTTTCCTCTGAATTTTAGACACCGTAGCAATCATTATAGAACAGTTATAGAAATCTCTTGTGATCTGAATGCGAGATCACTGTTTATCATATGTCATTTGAGAGATTAAAACAATGCGTTCTACTGTATACAAGAGACAGTTTTGAAACCTGTTCTTCACACTTAAAACACTGAACAACTATGACTGCATTGCTACATTACTGAAATAAATTTGGTGTAACATTtctcatttacaaaaaaataaataaataaatctaccCCAACAAATATGCAGGTAGAAAATGAAACGTTATCGATTCCGAAACGGATCGTCCCGTCCACGTTTTGATGTATCGTCACAGATTACGCACCGATGTCGAGCGGTGACAAACTGCCTCTCTGTTACACATATTTTAGCGCCGGCTGGAAAAACACGTGGACCGGAATCAGTTCTTTTACATGTAGATATACTCATCTGTAAATACCTTTTGACTACAACGGAAGTATTGTGGCTTATTCCTTTTGCAGTTTATCAAATACCAAAGCATCAAATGAGATTCTGCAGGACGTAAGCGACAAACTGAAAACTAAATACCCTTTCATCTTTCTCGGGGCCGCCATCCTGAGCGGGGCGGACGAGGGGGCTTATGGCTGGGTTACTGTGAACTACCTGTTAGAGAATTTCATCAAGGTACTGCGGCTAGAAAGAAACGGCcttttgtcttaaaaaaaaaaaacattctggaaCATGCCTTTGCCTAAAGCTAAAATATTACCGATAAGACATATGGACATATTATcaggcctctgtctgtctcgggatataaacacagttttcattACCTGGCCTCTTTATCTCACTCTCTTGCCGTTGCCTGTTGTTTCCtctatcaatctctctctctctctctctctctctctcgctctctcgctctctctcgctctctctctctctctctctctttttctctctctctcgctctctctctctctctctcagtatgacTTTGCAGGGCAGTGGATTTCTCCCAGCAAAAAGACAGTGGGGGCTTTAGATTTTGGAGGAGCCTCTACACAGATAACATTTGAAACTGCAGATAAGGTTGAAGACGAGGGCAACAAGAAGACATTGCGTCTCTATGGCCGTGACTACACGCTTTACACGCAAAGCTTTCTGTGCTACGGAAGGGACCAGGTCTTACGTCAAATCCTGGCTAACCTTGCCAAGGTGCGTTTTGATGACATTGATCTCTGTCTTATTAAATTTAAGAATATCATTTCGTCACTCCAGCAAAAAGGAGATGTAGCCGAGAGGAACAATGCAGAGACAATGTTACAGAATACAGACCCACCCGCCGCACACGACAGCCTGAACGCGTGTGCGCGTTAACATATCACTGCATTAAAAACACGTAGGGTAAACACACTATGTTCTGTGGTCCGGCTGTAAAAATCTTTACTCATGCCTCTTTATTGCCTTCACAAACAGCAGATAAGAATGAGAGAGCTCATGATTGCCTGGTTTTTAGTTACTCCACctattttctcactctctctttctctttctctttctttctctttctctttctctctctctctctctctctctctctctctctctctctctccatctctctctctctctctcagaatcaAAACTATGCTACATCCATATCCCATCCCTGCTATCCAGCGGATTACAATGTTTCCATGGAGCTGGGAAAGATCTTTGATTCGCCCTGTACTCAGAAAAAGAGACCATCTCCCTACGATGCTAAGGGACTCATACAGGTCCAGGGCACAGGGAACTATCAGCAGTGTGTGGGCAATGTGTCGGCCATCTTCGATCTCAAAAAgtgctccttctcctcctgttctttcaATGACGTTTTTCAGCCCAAAGTCTCTGGAAATTTCATGGTGAGGACCCCCCCTACTGAGACCGCCTCATAAAGCTCCAAAAGATTTGTAACACTGTAGCCCCAATCTATCTGCCACCTGGCAAAAGTAGAAAACAACTAAACATTACTACATATTACAGTATTTCTGTCCTTTCCGCAGCTGTTTGACTGGCCAGTAAGGACGTGTGGGGAATGTCTTTGTAACATGGCGCCTGGTGTGAAGCGTTACTCAAATGTTGTTATTGAGACGTAGTGATGCAAATGCAGTGTTTTGCCCAGAGGGTCTTAGAATTGCGAAAAAGCCTTTTTACGGgttttcactcactctttgGATGGAGTCTCAGTGTATACTGATGGCATCATAATGTCAGACAGCACTGACAAATGGAAAAATAGAACTTTCAGAGATTCCAGAGATGAATAACATTAGGTCCTCATGGTGCGtcaacattaacattttatGCTTGTTTAAGAATTCaataaaaattctctctctgtctctctctgtgtatttctctatctgtctctccctctctctctctctctctctctctgtctgtctctctctccctctgtctgtctttctctctccctctgcccaaCAGGCATTCTCTGCTTTCTTTTACACGTATTCCTTCCTGCAGAGGAGCACAGGTATCTCCGTGTCCTCCCCTGAGCTTATGGAGGGAGCTGCCCAGGCCGTCTGCAACATGAGTTTCGAGGAGGTGCGGCCGACACAGCATACTaattctgtctctcctgctgctgcagctgctgctaTTCTGGGTTATCTGCTGTGTGTCTCCCTGCAGCggtgatgagaaaaaaaaaaaaaaacactcatcatctccctcacacaaGGACTCAGGCCTGGATTCAAATGATGCCGTGTCTTGGGaaagatttaagaaaaaatcCATCGATAATATAGGAATATTtctcctactactactactactactactactactaataacaaTGTTAGAAAACTAATCATAAAACAACTAGTATTGTTACTGCAGCATCTGTGACTCATTCCCTGAAAATCAGCAGTTAGTCCCAAGGTGACTGGTCCTGACTTAGCTGAACAGgaattgaaatgaatgtttctCTGCAAATGTTCCAGTCTGAATTCAGGCCCTAGTGTTGCCCAGGTTGAGATAGAcatgaatgtttaatgttgttatggagaaagagagagagagagagagactctgtctAGCCTTTGGACTTTAGTAGTCCTGCTTCTTCGGAGTCTCCAGACATAGCCAATGCAGCCCAACAAGTTATTGATGAAATTTGAATGAATCGCAAAACAAGCAGaccctgtttatttatttatgcagcTTGCATGTTCGTGTTTCAGACACTTTCCCTACAGAGAGAATAGCGgggtgaaattaaaaaaaaaaaaaatcaattaggTACGATTGATAGCTCTTTGCTGGTCTTTTGCAGATGGAGAAGAAAGTTCCAGATCAGAAGACGCGGCTGCAGGATTACTGCTCCGTCTCTGTCTTCATCCAGATTCTCACCCTCAAAGGCTATAGATTTGACCAGGACTCCTTTCCTCGAATCTCCTTCCAGAAAAAGGTGAAGGCAAACAAATATGTAGTATGTTAGATATATACTccctcattaaaacaaacaaacaaacaaaacgcgTTTTGTTTGCAAACCGTGACATTGTTAGTGgcagttgggttttttgtttttcaggaacTTCAGTGAGTTTGAGGCTTTGGTAAATAATGCTGACAGGATAGCTATGCGGCGAGTTTCAGCGCTTCTCGTTTCCATAGTGACGCATAGTCACATCATCATGACTTTTGTCTCCGTATCATGACTTTTGTCTATGCATTGCACATAAGTTAAAAGCCTTGCCCTTCCGTAGTGTCGCCGTTGTCATGACGACACTGTTGTTTATGGTTTTTTTCAGGCGGGAGACACCTCCATTGGCTGGGCTCTTGGCTACATGCTAAGCAAAAGCAATTTAATCCCTTCGGAAAGCATTCCGCTTAGGAAAGCGCTGAGCTCAGGAGCGTGGACcggtctcctcttcctcttcatcctcatcctcgCCGCACTGCCGGTGTATGTGATACTGCGAGCCCATTTCAAGAGGAAGGGCGGCGCCCCCGTCGTCTGACCAATGAGGGGAAAGCGCCATATAGATTGTATTCCACGTATCACGTAGCTTTATGAATATCATGTTACATTCAATGTGCCTGATAACTGTATGTTTGAATCATGACTATGGCAGTGCAGCAGAACTAGAGAGTGGGCATAAACTGTTATTTTCAACTGAAGTATAGACGGTGTGTTTCGTTCCATTAGTGTATTGTAACAAGTGTCAGGGTGCCACGgcgttaaaaacaaaacacactttgCAGAAGGATGTTTAGTTCTTGGTCATAATGGGGAAACCACATTTAAGTTTTGTCAATTTTGTGAGCATGTGCAAGGTTTCAACGTAATCGTCtgaaagaaattttttttttttttttactaaactccgttatctgttaaaaaaaaaacaaaaacaaaaaaaaccccagaccaAATACAAGTAGATAGCAAGACAGGCCTTACTGAAAAGCCATAGTAACTATCAGTTATACAGTTAACACGATTGTAATCAGCAGTTTATCTATGATTATGGTAATGTctcaggaatttttttttttgtcatttcagttgtGAAGATATTGTTTTAAACatgtcatgtttatgtttttaatcatgTGAATTGCACTGATGGTAATGGTTTTTATGTATAAGCATGTGAAATACATGcttctcagtctttctctttgtccagttttaatattttgtaATGTGTTGCCAGGGTGAACTCATGCAACGTTGTTTTGtggattttcattttttaatttttgttgcTGTGGTAATCTTTTCGACGATCaagaatttaaatgaaaaaaaaaaactttgactTCCCGTATTGCTACTGTCATTCTCacgaaacatttttttcctgttcagtcTTAAGATGCGGCTGAAATTTTCTTTATGACATATTAAATTTTTGTTATATAATTTATGATGTCCTAACATTCTAGATTCAATCTGGTTTACGTTTCATCAGATTATATCAACAAAAGTCTGTCAAGAATTTTTAAACAGGTGCCTGTTCAACCCTAAAGATTAAAACAGAGGTTTTGCATCAGTTGTTTGAGTGAGTCTTGcttcatagttttttttaaatggcttaAAATAGCAGGGATTCCAGAACCAGCCCTGTAAGTGCAAAGTTCTTGTGGACCTCTTTTTAACGAATCACAATTCTCTCTGGCTGAGGAACATACAGTTTCCAaggtaagtaaaaaaaaaaaaaaacctcttattgtgagggaggggaaaaggcAGCATGTCATCGGTCCACCACGATTGGTTTTCGGGAACCCAGGTTTACAGAGAGAGGTAGGAACTCTCTTGAATGCGGAACTATGTTTTTTCGTTTAGAACTGTGCGGGACATTAAATGTAGTTGCACGCTGAGGAAGCGTGTGAATGGTTCGGAACAATACAAACATAACTGGAAATATTGAGAgatcaaacatttgaaaacagggAGTTTACAGTCGTTAACTTGTACGAACGTACAAGTACACAACCAGTGGAAAAAATGTATGCGGGTTTGTCGGAACTCGGAATATCCAATGGCGAAGATCTCAAAGAAACTCTCACGAACTGCACAGACCCTCTGAAAGCGATCGACCAATTTCAGGTGCACAAAATTGCGTGCGATTGCTTGATAGTCTCTTAATTTAACGTTGCTCTCAGAATTTACACTTGTGTGTTCTTCTTTTAACGGCTTACTTGACGAACCAAATTCCATCAGAACTACCGTTCGCTCAGACTCTTAACTGTGTATGGAGCGGCTCTGTCACGTAGCCTATTGCTGACTAACGTAGCACTATCAGTCACACCACATTTCGCATTATAACCCTTGTTTTGTGTTCAATATAGACGGAGAATGGCATTTTGTTGCCCACTCTGCAGTCTGCTCTACCTTTTCTTGATCTACACGGCACCCCAAGACTAGAGTTCCACCAGTCAGTCTTTGACGAGCTGCGAGACAAGTTAATGGAACGAGTCGCTGTCATCGCAGAGGGCAAAGAAGAAGACAGGTGACAGCGAATGAGCGGACGATCGTCAGTCGTAATCCGTCTTGACATTGAgcagtctttgtctttgttccGTGCTCATTTATgctttattttggctctgcatAGGTACACGAAGCTCGAAGAGCTTCTGGAGAAAAGTTTCCCTCTAGTGAAGATGCCCTCGATACAACCTGTTGTCATGCAAGTCTTAAAACATCTGCCGAAGGTTAGAGAGGCTCATTAtttataataagaaaaaaaaaaaaaaaggcttcataGGCTGAATATTTTAACGGTAAATTTGACATTCACATCTACGGTTTTCGAGAAAAATAACACTTGTCAGTGTGCCATTTTGTTTTGACCTTGCTTCTGTTAAATACAGTAGTTTGTGCAAAACGTGACAGAGACCCAGTCTTTTTCATGTCACAGTCTTTAGCGCGCgctttaaaacactgacaaaaaaaagtgccttcaatacaaaaaaaatgatcttgGATCGTTTCTTCTGCAGGTTCCTGAGAAGAGGCTGAAGCAGGTCATGGCTGATAAGGAGCTGTATAAAGTCTGTGCCGTGGAGGTGAAAAGACAGATATGGCAGGACAATCAGGCCCTTTTTGGTGACGAGGTTTCTCCTCTGCTCAAACAGTACATCGTGGAGAAAGAGGCGGCTCTCTTCAGCAATGACCTTTCCATTCTCCATAACTTCTTCAGCCCTTCTCCCAAAACCCGTCGACAAGGAGAGGTGCGGGCGGGTCTACAGTTTATTTTCGAGTGTGTCGTATTCGTTCTGATAACTCGTGCCGTTGTCAGGTGGCCTATCTGGACTTCAAGTGGCCTAAAACTGGACTTCGGCGTAGTTTATGGaataaaaaagtgaaacaatgacaacaattTGATTCAGTCTTTCATCACAATTGTCTTAATGCTTTAAGTGTATTCACACATGTATTAGTAAATGTATTAGTAAACTGAGTTGATCCAAAAAGAGAATTTCTCAGTCATCTCGTTTAAGAATGAGACTGAGGCAGTGATCGCCCTACAGGTAGTGTTGAAGCTGACGCAGATGATCGGGAAGAACGTGAAGCTGTACGACATGGTGCTGCAGTTCTTGCGCACGCTTTTCCTCCGCACGCGCAACGTTCACTACTGCACGCTTCGTGCCGAGCTCCTCATGTCCCTGCATGACCTTGACATCAGTGAGATCTGCTCCGTCGACCCCTGCCACAAGGTAAGCCTAGATTCAACTTGTTTCGTGCACAAGGTAACATGATTTCAGAAAAATAAgaatctaaaatattttttttttttttaatctttcctATCCCGCGATTCACTTTGAATATTCTGTTCATATTGTATCTTGTTGGAGGCGTTCAGATTCATTTCTGTAACTGCTACTCTCATCCAGAGAGGTAAACAGTTTCCATTTCAGAGGTCACAAGCCTCTGGGTCAACTTTAGGGTGAGGTTTAAATCTACAACTTTCCAGTTACTGGTGCACTACCTGTAACACTGTTCTATCACTACTCCAGTGTGTTTTGGCAATGAGGACGAGAAACCTCTCACAGTTTAGATGTTTCTCTGTTAACTATGAACTTTTTAGTGTCTCGATTTGAGTAAACTCACGTCTTTTTGCAGGACATTATTATCTTTGGTTACGTAGGCTCTCAGATgaccgcccccccaccccccccccccccccccccccccccctcatgtgttctctctgtagttCACCTGGTGTCTGGATGCCTGTATCAGGGAGAAGTTTGTGGATGCCAAGCGGGCTCGGGAACTCCAAGGGTTCCTGGACGGAGTGAAAAAAGGACAGGAGCAAGTTCTGGGGtaaaagagagcaggagaaaaagagaaacagatgagtAAAACGAAAAAAATGGAGATAGAGTTGTTATttaatctgttttctgtgtgtgtgtgtgtgtgtgtgtgtgtgtgtgtgtgtgtgtgtgtgtgtgtttttctcccatCAGGGATCTGTCCATGATTCTGTGTGACCCATTTGCCAGCAATACTCTGGTTCTGAGTACAGTCCGGAACCTTCAGGAGCTTGTCAGTCAGGACGCTCTGCCGAGAGTAAGCAAAAGGCATTATGCAGAGTTATCGCAGGCCTCTGTCTCATCAGAAGTCAAACATTTCATATGCAGAATGAAGTTGATTAACTctatgatttattcatttttctcattttgagaCTCGCGCACAGATCATTCCCAGTGGTTATTATTAAAATCATTGGGATTGAAAGTAGtttcaggttgtttttttttcatttccataccATAATTTTACCATGagacttactgtgtgtgtatttgtgcatgtatttatgtgtgtgtatgtgtgcgtgtgtgtgtgtgcgtgcgcgcatacacacgtgtgtatttctgtgtgtgcgtatgcgcaTTCATGCGTGCTCACGTgcgtttgtgtatttgtttgtttgtttgtgtgtgtgtgtgtgtgtgtgtgtgtgaacaggacaGTCCTGATCTTCTCCTTT encodes:
- the LOC115827405 gene encoding ectonucleoside triphosphate diphosphohydrolase 2, encoding MDNLKCHIVAPVSLLLLGIVGIILLAVHTEDVKDAPQYMYGIVLDAGSSHTAMYIYKWPADKENGTGIVSQHSECHVKGGGISSYADVHGGAGKSLEGCLQQAMTDIPKSKHSKTPIYLGATAGMRLLNLSNTKASNEILQDVSDKLKTKYPFIFLGAAILSGADEGAYGWVTVNYLLENFIKYDFAGQWISPSKKTVGALDFGGASTQITFETADKVEDEGNKKTLRLYGRDYTLYTQSFLCYGRDQVLRQILANLAKNQNYATSISHPCYPADYNVSMELGKIFDSPCTQKKRPSPYDAKGLIQVQGTGNYQQCVGNVSAIFDLKKCSFSSCSFNDVFQPKVSGNFMAFSAFFYTYSFLQRSTGISVSSPELMEGAAQAVCNMSFEEMEKKVPDQKTRLQDYCSVSVFIQILTLKGYRFDQDSFPRISFQKKAGDTSIGWALGYMLSKSNLIPSESIPLRKALSSGAWTGLLFLFILILAALPVYVILRAHFKRKGGAPVV
- the nelfb gene encoding negative elongation factor B, with amino-acid sequence MYAGLSELGISNGEDLKETLTNCTDPLKAIDQFQTENGILLPTLQSALPFLDLHGTPRLEFHQSVFDELRDKLMERVAVIAEGKEEDRYTKLEELLEKSFPLVKMPSIQPVVMQVLKHLPKVPEKRLKQVMADKELYKVCAVEVKRQIWQDNQALFGDEVSPLLKQYIVEKEAALFSNDLSILHNFFSPSPKTRRQGEVVLKLTQMIGKNVKLYDMVLQFLRTLFLRTRNVHYCTLRAELLMSLHDLDISEICSVDPCHKFTWCLDACIREKFVDAKRARELQGFLDGVKKGQEQVLGDLSMILCDPFASNTLVLSTVRNLQELVSQDALPRDSPDLLLLLRMLSLGQGAWDMIDSQVFKEPRLELEVVTRFLPAMISIVVDDHIFTVEQKLPSEEKTSVTYPTALPETFTRYLLENRVACEIGLYYVLHIAKQRNKNALQRLLPALVETYNDVAFGDIFLHLLTGHLTLLSDEFGSEEFCSAVFDGFLLTSYSSKENVHRHTLRLLNHLHQKVAPSSMETLMKTLEPPKQSSEPVKELYTQLTEKLEASKRSPPEPEETPSLDLGLHPVTVPTTPSTPTTPI